Proteins from a single region of Candidatus Neomarinimicrobiota bacterium:
- the dinB gene encoding DNA polymerase IV, which yields MPLSPHYEHNRLIAHVDMDCFFVAVERLKDPSLIGKPVVVGGNPEGRGVISSASYEAREYGVHSAMPAGRAKKLCPQAIFLRGSFSDYTSYSRDVRAVLEEFTPLVEMASIDEAYLDLTGTERLFGQPMEIAEIIRMRILDKTGLVASFGVGTNKLIAKIASDYGKPDAITYVRPGFEAAFLAPMDIRKLPGIGPSTGGKLKSLGITTIGELAEYEEDRLSREFHEHKRAGELRDRARGISYSPVKPERERKSISKEVTFHDDITDPEYLKSVLHYLVEQVAVKLRSLNQHAWTINLKYRYPDFETHTRANTMNTETDQDEVIFSAAEQLLDDSADIQRGIRLIGVGVSQLTDQGEAQLGLFEESASETEEASKRTKAVDELRKKFGFDSVVSAQSINIVRRKNVRRRGNDEE from the coding sequence ATGCCCTTATCTCCACATTATGAACATAACCGTCTTATCGCCCACGTGGACATGGACTGCTTCTTCGTGGCTGTGGAACGCCTGAAAGATCCGTCACTCATCGGCAAGCCGGTGGTAGTCGGCGGCAATCCGGAGGGCAGGGGCGTCATCAGTTCGGCATCGTATGAGGCGCGAGAATATGGCGTGCACTCTGCCATGCCAGCTGGTCGCGCGAAAAAGCTTTGTCCCCAGGCGATATTTTTACGCGGGAGCTTCAGCGATTACACCTCGTATTCCAGAGATGTGAGAGCGGTTTTGGAAGAATTTACCCCGCTGGTAGAGATGGCCTCCATCGATGAGGCATACCTGGATCTCACCGGAACCGAACGACTATTCGGCCAACCGATGGAGATCGCAGAGATTATTCGTATGCGAATCCTGGATAAAACCGGACTGGTCGCCTCATTTGGCGTTGGGACAAACAAACTCATTGCGAAAATCGCGTCGGATTACGGAAAGCCGGACGCAATTACCTACGTCAGACCGGGTTTCGAGGCGGCCTTCTTAGCACCGATGGATATCCGCAAACTCCCGGGTATTGGTCCCAGCACCGGCGGTAAACTCAAATCACTGGGTATCACCACTATCGGAGAACTGGCTGAATACGAGGAAGATCGTTTATCACGAGAATTCCATGAACATAAGCGGGCCGGTGAATTACGGGATCGGGCCAGAGGGATATCATACAGCCCGGTCAAACCGGAACGGGAGCGAAAGTCCATCAGCAAAGAGGTCACCTTTCACGATGATATCACGGATCCGGAGTATTTGAAATCCGTGCTACATTATTTGGTGGAGCAGGTTGCGGTTAAACTCCGGAGCCTGAACCAGCACGCGTGGACGATCAACCTGAAGTATCGCTATCCCGACTTCGAGACGCATACCCGGGCGAATACAATGAACACCGAGACCGATCAGGATGAAGTCATTTTTTCGGCAGCAGAACAGCTGCTGGATGATTCTGCAGATATTCAGCGGGGAATTCGTTTGATAGGTGTCGGTGTTTCCCAATTGACCGATCAAGGCGAGGCACAACTGGGACTATTCGAGGAGAGCGCTTCTGAAACTGAAGAGGCTAGTAAACGGACCAAGGCCGTGGACGAACTCCGCAAAAAATTTGGTTTTGACTCGGTGGTGTCGGCGCAGTCAATAAATATTGTTCGAAGAAAAAATGTGCGGAGGCGGGGGAATGATGAGGAGTAA
- a CDS encoding DUF5615 family PIN-like protein, with translation MLRFLIDESVDFRLTTYLTESPHLRWSAIVQDSPGISDDAILQQAHETQSILITEDSDFGEWIFVHRQQSSGVIFLRYHPTDIQKIGRTLNTVIKEYGDSLYRKFVVVTTDKIRIREI, from the coding sequence ATGTTACGGTTTCTTATCGATGAAAGCGTCGATTTTCGCCTAACCACGTATTTGACTGAGTCCCCACATCTACGTTGGTCTGCAATTGTACAGGATTCCCCCGGTATTAGTGACGATGCTATATTACAACAGGCCCATGAAACCCAATCCATTCTCATCACGGAAGACAGTGATTTCGGTGAGTGGATTTTTGTCCATCGCCAACAATCAAGCGGCGTCATCTTTCTCAGATATCACCCGACAGATATTCAAAAAATTGGGCGCACTCTCAATACAGTGATCAAGGAATATGGCGACAGCTTATACCGGAAGTTCGTTGTTGTTACCACTGATAAAATTCGGATTCGGGAGATATAA
- a CDS encoding DUF433 domain-containing protein, producing the protein MKNSYEDHIHSDPDIMLGKPVIKGTRIPVELILRKLGGGMEIKELLRAYPHITREDILAAISYSAEVIGTEEMVEPADK; encoded by the coding sequence ATGAAAAATTCCTACGAAGACCATATCCATTCTGACCCCGACATCATGTTGGGAAAGCCGGTGATAAAAGGGACGAGAATCCCGGTCGAATTAATCCTGAGAAAATTAGGCGGAGGAATGGAGATAAAAGAATTGCTCCGGGCGTATCCGCATATCACCCGTGAAGATATTCTTGCCGCAATTTCCTATTCGGCGGAAGTTATTGGCACCGAAGAAATGGTTGAGCCTGCGGATAAATAA
- a CDS encoding DNA polymerase III subunit alpha: protein MFIHLNVHSTYSPMHGIASQEDLIFKALECNMSHLALTEVNGLWGFINFVKEARHYDINPIAGTNLLTDDLDFILLAENQTGYENICHILSVLHHEESDDMLETVIKYQEGVFILCSIPAMLQRLAERIPGDHLFAELRPGAPTRELLDAARQLNLDPVATGNVYFLTPDQQPLHRLLRAIDGNCRLDDLADDEVKSTAHYFVTEAEMHRRYPQYPEAIENTYRLAKRCKTDWKYDGSIFPETAPDKLEKSTHKLRQLVQNGARERYGYLSPAIQERIDREMSLITEKGFAPYFLVVRDIVQQATKTVGRGSAAASIISYCLGITQVDPIKYNLYFERFLHEERVDPPDIDIDFAWDERDDILDYVFAKYGETRAAMVSNQVRLQPRSAVREAAKVYGLSNEEINAITKRLGYRSVIGDNLLDTVRNDNHFRNLHLSETLEKVLAQSERILGVFRHSSVHSGGVVIVPEDIRRYVPVLRATKGVQIVEWEKDQVEDAGLVKIDLLGNRSLAVARDALEQINANNGTHLKYDDINAVEDQRTVEMMEAGQTTGVFYIESPATRQLLAKAAHVDFEHVVIYSSVIRPAANRYIDVLIERIHGEPWELIHPDLDFLNESYGVMVYEEQVSITGRVMAGMSYQESDRLRKIMSRNARPWEIEEITDRFYDGAREHGYDEELIDQIWDMIKSFSGYSFNKPHSASYAMLSFKCAYLKAHYPAEFLAAVVTNQGGFYSAYAYLSEAKRLGVSLRLPDINESEMGYLGDGDTILIGFMQISEINQKSLEAVLDEREAHGDFTSLGDFLSRVSIPLEDVKLLIKAGCFDRLAPDRSRPELTYQAMEYYYRKSASTIMQSVGADAEPPAMPEVEERDAYRMEIESFGFPVSQHPLDHYEWYVGPRTIKARNIGAYVGKRVNLAGINITRKAIRTRGGERMEFLTFEDQTDIFECVLFPEAYERYNDLVRWEQLFVLQGTVEENFGVYSVTIHKMQSLDRSLEKWKKRKGSAAFA from the coding sequence ATGTTTATCCATCTCAACGTACACTCCACATACTCACCGATGCACGGGATCGCTTCCCAGGAAGATTTGATATTCAAGGCGCTTGAGTGCAACATGTCCCACCTGGCGCTGACCGAAGTCAACGGCCTGTGGGGATTCATTAATTTCGTCAAAGAAGCCCGGCATTACGACATTAACCCCATCGCCGGGACGAACCTGCTCACAGATGATCTGGATTTCATCCTCCTGGCGGAAAACCAAACCGGCTACGAGAATATCTGCCACATTCTCTCGGTGCTCCATCACGAAGAATCCGATGATATGCTGGAGACAGTAATCAAATATCAGGAAGGCGTATTTATCCTCTGCTCTATCCCAGCGATGTTGCAACGGCTGGCGGAGCGTATTCCCGGCGATCACCTGTTTGCGGAACTCCGTCCCGGGGCCCCGACCCGTGAACTGCTCGATGCCGCCCGACAACTCAACCTCGATCCGGTAGCGACTGGCAACGTCTATTTTCTCACTCCGGACCAGCAACCGCTGCACCGCCTGCTGCGGGCCATCGACGGGAACTGCCGCCTCGACGATCTCGCCGATGACGAGGTAAAATCCACCGCGCATTATTTCGTCACGGAGGCAGAGATGCATCGCCGATATCCGCAATATCCCGAAGCCATCGAGAACACTTACCGCCTTGCCAAACGCTGCAAAACGGACTGGAAGTACGACGGCTCCATCTTCCCGGAGACGGCGCCGGATAAACTCGAAAAGTCGACTCACAAATTGCGCCAGCTGGTGCAGAATGGGGCCCGGGAACGATACGGTTATCTCAGTCCGGCAATACAGGAACGCATCGACCGGGAGATGTCGCTGATTACGGAGAAGGGATTCGCGCCATACTTCCTGGTGGTCCGGGACATTGTGCAGCAGGCGACCAAAACTGTGGGACGCGGCAGCGCGGCGGCCTCCATCATCAGCTACTGCCTGGGGATCACCCAGGTCGATCCCATCAAGTACAACCTGTACTTCGAACGGTTTCTCCACGAGGAACGCGTCGATCCGCCGGACATCGACATCGACTTCGCGTGGGATGAGCGGGATGACATTCTGGATTACGTCTTTGCGAAATACGGCGAGACCCGGGCGGCTATGGTGAGCAACCAAGTGAGGCTGCAACCGCGGTCGGCGGTGCGCGAGGCGGCCAAGGTGTACGGGCTTTCCAATGAAGAAATCAACGCCATCACCAAGCGATTGGGCTATCGATCCGTTATCGGCGATAACCTGCTCGACACGGTTCGAAATGACAATCACTTTCGGAATCTGCATCTGAGCGAAACCCTGGAAAAGGTGTTGGCGCAAAGCGAACGAATCCTTGGCGTGTTCCGGCACTCATCAGTCCACTCCGGCGGCGTGGTCATCGTACCGGAAGATATCCGAAGATACGTACCAGTGCTGCGCGCCACGAAAGGCGTTCAGATCGTGGAATGGGAAAAGGATCAGGTGGAGGACGCCGGCCTGGTGAAGATCGACCTGCTGGGCAATCGCTCCCTGGCGGTGGCCCGGGACGCGTTAGAGCAGATCAATGCGAATAACGGGACGCATCTCAAATATGATGACATCAACGCTGTCGAAGACCAGCGCACGGTGGAGATGATGGAAGCCGGGCAGACCACGGGCGTGTTTTATATTGAAAGCCCGGCGACCCGCCAGCTCTTGGCCAAAGCGGCACACGTCGATTTCGAGCACGTGGTGATCTACTCGTCGGTGATCCGTCCGGCGGCGAACCGCTATATCGATGTGCTGATTGAGCGAATCCACGGTGAGCCGTGGGAGCTCATCCATCCGGATCTGGACTTTCTGAATGAGAGCTATGGAGTGATGGTCTACGAAGAGCAGGTCTCCATCACCGGCCGCGTGATGGCTGGGATGTCGTATCAGGAGTCCGACCGGCTGCGGAAAATTATGTCCAGAAATGCTCGTCCATGGGAGATTGAGGAAATCACGGATCGCTTTTATGATGGCGCACGGGAGCACGGTTATGACGAGGAACTCATCGATCAGATATGGGATATGATCAAGAGTTTCAGCGGTTACTCATTCAATAAGCCGCACTCGGCAAGTTACGCTATGCTCTCGTTCAAATGCGCCTACCTGAAGGCCCACTATCCGGCGGAATTCCTGGCGGCGGTGGTGACCAATCAGGGCGGATTTTACTCGGCCTACGCCTATCTCAGTGAGGCGAAGCGGTTAGGCGTTTCCCTTCGGTTGCCGGATATCAACGAGAGCGAGATGGGTTATCTCGGCGACGGTGATACCATCCTGATTGGATTCATGCAGATCAGCGAGATCAATCAGAAGAGCCTCGAGGCGGTGCTCGACGAGCGCGAAGCTCACGGCGATTTCACATCGCTGGGAGACTTTCTGAGTCGGGTCTCTATCCCATTGGAGGATGTAAAACTGCTGATTAAGGCCGGGTGTTTTGATCGGCTGGCTCCCGACCGCTCCCGCCCGGAACTCACCTATCAGGCGATGGAATACTATTACCGAAAATCTGCCTCGACCATCATGCAATCCGTCGGCGCCGATGCCGAGCCGCCGGCAATGCCGGAGGTGGAGGAACGGGACGCCTACCGCATGGAGATCGAGTCGTTCGGCTTTCCGGTATCCCAGCATCCGCTGGATCACTACGAGTGGTACGTCGGGCCGCGCACCATCAAAGCACGAAATATTGGAGCGTACGTGGGCAAGCGCGTCAATCTCGCGGGGATTAACATCACGCGGAAGGCTATCCGCACCCGGGGCGGCGAGCGAATGGAGTTTCTCACCTTCGAGGATCAGACGGATATTTTCGAGTGCGTCCTGTTTCCGGAGGCTTACGAGCGGTACAACGATCTGGTGCGCTGGGAGCAGCTGTTTGTGCTTCAGGGAACCGTCGAGGAAAACTTCGGTGTGTACTCAGTAACAATTCATAAGATGCAGAGTTTGGACCGGTCACTGGAGAAGTGGAAAAAGCGGAAGGGCTCGGCGGCGTTTGCCTAA
- the polX gene encoding DNA polymerase/3'-5' exonuclease PolX, translated as MTKKDVAKVLNEIGTMMELQGENPFKARAYYNGARTIETLTEDITDLVENGEIGDVKGIGEALSQKITELVQTGKLEYYEKLKSEIPEGLFKILEIPGLGPKKVKKIWNELEITKVGELEYACQENRLVDLEGFGAKTQEKILDGIKFIKKYQERWLIDEVMEAAEPLIKFVKGHDKVIRAELAGSLRRHRETVKDADIVASCAERDRKQIMREFTELESVDTIIGSGETKTSVRLESGINADLRLVSDEQFPYALHHFTGSKEHNTAMRSLAKSMDMKMNEYGLFRNEDELVECADESEIFEALGLSSIPPELRENTGEIEFAKENEFPALVAEDDIRGMIHVHTHYSDGVPSVKEWVEACIDQGYEYLGITDHSQTAFYANGLKPERLKKQWEEIAKVQEEFPGFTIFRGIESDILPDGSLDYEDDILEQFDFVIASVHSTFNLTREKQTERLIKAVENKYTTILGHPTGRLLLARDEYDVDLPAVIEAAGEAGTAIEINANPRRLDLDWRLGKLAREHGIKTSINPDAHSIDGMSHVRYGVGIARKGWFTKEDVINAWDVEQVREFFEKK; from the coding sequence ATCACAAAAAAAGATGTGGCAAAAGTCTTGAACGAAATCGGGACGATGATGGAGCTTCAAGGCGAAAATCCCTTTAAAGCCCGGGCATATTATAACGGCGCCCGAACCATCGAAACGCTCACCGAGGACATCACCGATCTGGTGGAAAATGGGGAGATCGGCGATGTGAAGGGAATCGGTGAAGCGCTCTCCCAGAAGATTACAGAACTGGTGCAGACCGGCAAACTCGAGTACTACGAGAAGCTGAAGTCGGAAATTCCGGAAGGACTCTTCAAAATTCTGGAGATCCCCGGACTCGGCCCGAAGAAGGTGAAGAAGATCTGGAATGAGTTAGAAATTACGAAAGTTGGCGAGCTGGAATACGCCTGCCAGGAGAACCGGCTGGTGGATCTGGAAGGCTTCGGCGCCAAGACCCAGGAAAAGATCCTGGACGGCATCAAATTTATCAAGAAGTACCAGGAGCGCTGGCTCATCGACGAGGTGATGGAGGCGGCCGAGCCATTAATTAAGTTCGTCAAGGGGCATGACAAGGTCATCCGGGCGGAGCTGGCCGGGAGCCTGCGGCGACACCGGGAGACGGTGAAGGACGCGGATATCGTCGCCAGCTGCGCCGAAAGGGATCGCAAGCAGATCATGCGGGAATTCACCGAGCTGGAGAGCGTCGACACCATCATTGGCAGCGGCGAGACCAAAACAAGTGTCCGGCTGGAGAGCGGCATCAACGCCGATCTGCGATTGGTGTCGGATGAACAGTTTCCGTATGCGCTCCACCACTTCACCGGGAGCAAGGAGCATAATACGGCCATGCGATCTCTGGCGAAATCCATGGATATGAAAATGAACGAATACGGGCTGTTCCGCAATGAGGACGAACTGGTGGAATGCGCCGACGAGTCGGAAATCTTTGAGGCGCTGGGACTGTCATCCATCCCACCGGAACTCCGCGAAAACACCGGCGAGATCGAATTCGCCAAAGAGAATGAATTTCCCGCATTAGTTGCGGAAGATGATATCCGCGGCATGATCCACGTCCACACCCATTACAGCGACGGCGTCCCGAGCGTGAAGGAATGGGTGGAAGCCTGTATCGACCAGGGATATGAATACCTCGGTATCACCGATCACAGTCAGACGGCCTTTTACGCCAACGGACTAAAGCCGGAGCGCCTGAAAAAGCAGTGGGAAGAGATCGCCAAGGTGCAGGAGGAATTCCCGGGTTTCACCATTTTCCGGGGTATCGAGAGCGACATTCTGCCGGACGGCTCCCTGGATTACGAGGACGATATCCTGGAGCAGTTCGACTTCGTCATCGCGTCGGTGCACAGCACGTTTAACCTCACCCGGGAGAAGCAGACCGAGCGGCTCATCAAGGCGGTGGAGAACAAATATACCACAATTCTGGGACACCCGACCGGACGGCTCCTTCTGGCCAGAGATGAGTATGACGTGGATCTTCCGGCGGTTATCGAAGCGGCGGGTGAAGCCGGAACCGCCATCGAAATCAATGCGAATCCCCGCCGGCTGGATCTGGACTGGCGTCTCGGCAAACTGGCACGGGAACACGGTATCAAGACTTCCATCAATCCGGATGCCCACAGTATCGACGGGATGAGCCATGTTCGCTACGGTGTCGGCATCGCACGCAAGGGATGGTTCACGAAGGAGGACGTGATTAATGCCTGGGATGTGGAGCAGGTGCGGGAGTTTTTTGAGAAGAAATGA
- the nth gene encoding endonuclease III, whose amino-acid sequence MKPKQIPNESLADREARTKKIIQELKREYPGSKCSLNFTNPFELSVATILSAQCTDKRVNKVTKDLFKKYPTPEHYASADIKELEQDIRSTGFYRNKAKSIKGFATGVIDEYGGEVPQSMEKLTDLPGVGRKTANVILGVAHKIPGLVVDTHVKRISRLLGLTTETDPEKIEYDLQELVPKDDWTQWAHLIIDHGRAVCKARSPQCGECVLFEYCPSGVIEEE is encoded by the coding sequence ATGAAACCGAAGCAGATTCCGAATGAATCCCTCGCTGATCGTGAGGCGCGCACAAAAAAGATTATTCAGGAACTCAAGAGGGAATACCCCGGGTCAAAGTGCTCGTTAAATTTTACGAATCCGTTTGAGCTTTCAGTGGCAACGATATTGTCCGCCCAATGCACTGACAAACGGGTGAACAAGGTTACGAAGGATTTGTTCAAAAAATACCCAACGCCCGAACATTACGCTTCGGCGGATATCAAGGAACTGGAACAGGATATTCGCTCCACCGGCTTTTACCGGAATAAAGCCAAATCGATCAAAGGCTTCGCCACCGGCGTTATCGACGAGTATGGCGGGGAAGTCCCTCAATCCATGGAAAAACTGACTGATCTGCCGGGAGTCGGTCGCAAAACCGCCAACGTCATCCTTGGAGTCGCCCACAAGATTCCCGGATTGGTGGTGGATACCCATGTAAAGCGAATCAGTCGCCTGTTGGGATTGACGACCGAGACGGATCCGGAGAAGATCGAGTACGACCTGCAGGAACTGGTGCCCAAAGATGACTGGACGCAGTGGGCGCATTTGATTATCGACCACGGGCGTGCAGTGTGCAAAGCGCGATCGCCCCAATGCGGGGAATGTGTATTGTTCGAATATTGTCCATCCGGAGTGATTGAAGAGGAGTAA
- a CDS encoding 6-carboxytetrahydropterin synthase codes for MPTVELTKRFRFESSHVLRNPAWDDEKNYAIFGKCARPNGHGHNYELYVTIRGEVNMDDGMLYELKQLKELVNTHLIDKVDHFHLNYDVDFLEGIIPTAENLAIAFYNQLESVLPDILHEVRLLETENNWAVYRGEE; via the coding sequence ATGCCGACAGTTGAACTGACCAAGCGGTTCCGGTTCGAATCTTCGCACGTGCTTCGGAATCCGGCCTGGGATGACGAAAAGAATTACGCAATCTTTGGAAAATGTGCTCGACCGAACGGCCATGGTCATAATTACGAATTGTACGTGACCATTCGGGGCGAGGTGAATATGGACGACGGGATGCTCTATGAGTTAAAGCAGCTAAAAGAGCTGGTAAATACCCACCTCATTGATAAGGTGGACCATTTTCATCTGAATTACGACGTGGATTTTCTGGAAGGTATTATCCCAACGGCCGAGAATTTGGCTATCGCTTTTTATAATCAACTCGAATCGGTTTTACCGGATATTCTCCACGAAGTTCGTCTGCTGGAAACCGAAAACAACTGGGCTGTCTATCGTGGCGAAGAGTAA
- a CDS encoding queuosine precursor transporter — protein MANIIGVSKFVNIFGLIIPVGVLPYPATFLATDLISEVYGRKRANFVVFIGFIASIFIIIMVTAGHFAPMASITEDPGLYEGIYGYMVRGTLASMAAYLTAQFVDVQLFHFWKRLTKGKHLWLRNNASTMTSQLVDSTAVIVFTFWGSMGIMEMIQTIFYAYIFKFFAALLDTPLAYLGRYLINKYIMGRSPEPAEVSTQVTEG, from the coding sequence ATGGCGAACATCATCGGGGTTTCCAAGTTCGTCAATATCTTTGGACTGATTATTCCGGTTGGCGTGCTGCCGTATCCGGCAACCTTTCTGGCTACCGATTTAATCTCAGAAGTCTACGGGAGAAAGCGCGCCAATTTTGTGGTCTTTATCGGATTCATCGCCAGTATCTTTATCATAATTATGGTCACAGCCGGACACTTTGCACCTATGGCATCCATTACAGAAGATCCGGGATTGTATGAGGGGATTTACGGCTATATGGTGCGCGGCACTCTGGCATCGATGGCCGCATATTTGACCGCACAATTTGTTGACGTGCAGTTGTTTCACTTCTGGAAGCGGCTCACGAAAGGCAAACATCTCTGGCTGCGAAATAATGCCTCAACGATGACCTCCCAGTTGGTGGATTCCACCGCGGTGATCGTCTTCACATTTTGGGGGTCCATGGGAATCATGGAAATGATTCAGACGATCTTTTACGCCTATATCTTTAAATTCTTTGCAGCACTACTGGATACGCCGCTGGCGTACCTGGGGCGATATCTGATAAATAAATATATTATGGGCCGCTCTCCGGAGCCGGCGGAGGTTTCAACGCAGGTGACGGAAGGGTAA
- the folE gene encoding GTP cyclohydrolase I FolE: MDEQELKSTRELTRQLLKNIGEDPEREGLLETPRRVADAWNYFSKGYNLDLDDLVNDALFDVEYNEMITIKDIDFFSMCEHHLLPFFGRAHVAYIPDNKVIGLSKIPRIVDMYSRRLQVQERMTQQIANTIDEVLHPQGVGVIIEGRHMCMQMRGVEKQNSYATTSAMFGVFGEDQRTREEFLTLVNFGQI, translated from the coding sequence ATGGATGAACAGGAATTGAAAAGTACCAGAGAATTAACCCGGCAACTGCTGAAAAATATCGGTGAGGATCCCGAGCGGGAAGGGCTGTTGGAGACGCCGCGACGGGTGGCGGACGCGTGGAATTATTTTTCCAAAGGCTATAATCTGGATTTGGATGACCTGGTGAACGACGCGCTGTTTGACGTCGAGTACAATGAGATGATCACCATTAAGGATATCGACTTTTTTAGCATGTGCGAGCATCACCTGCTGCCGTTTTTCGGCCGGGCGCATGTAGCGTACATTCCGGATAACAAGGTGATTGGGCTCTCCAAGATTCCGCGGATTGTGGATATGTATTCCCGTCGGCTGCAGGTACAGGAACGGATGACCCAGCAGATCGCCAATACCATTGATGAGGTATTGCATCCGCAGGGTGTCGGCGTTATTATCGAAGGTCGGCATATGTGTATGCAGATGCGCGGTGTGGAGAAACAAAACAGCTATGCCACCACCAGCGCCATGTTCGGCGTTTTTGGCGAAGATCAGCGAACGCGGGAGGAGTTTTTAACGCTGGTAAACTTCGGGCAGATTTGA
- the nfo gene encoding deoxyribonuclease IV, with translation MSLFGAHVSIAGGIYKAPLRGEELGCDAIQVFTKNQMQWSAKPIVDEDAKKFKECMESRRPSSVMTHDSYLINLGSPEDDNLEKSRDAFKNEIDRCHQLGIDLLIFHPGSHLGAGEQHAIDTIADSLNWAHKETPGASVITLLEIAAGQGTNVGYTYEQLMEIMENVKDKSRVGICMDTCHMFSAGYDIRTKNTYEQTWTEFEKVIGFDWLKAFHVNDSKKPYNSRVDRHENLGNGYIGLEAFRLLLNDERFTDIPMVLETPGGDDWFMKNLEAMRGLVGQTSEATGPAIDEN, from the coding sequence ATGAGTTTATTCGGAGCACACGTTTCAATAGCAGGAGGGATTTATAAGGCGCCTCTCCGGGGCGAGGAACTCGGCTGCGACGCCATCCAGGTGTTTACCAAAAACCAGATGCAGTGGAGCGCAAAACCCATCGTCGATGAAGATGCGAAAAAATTCAAGGAATGCATGGAATCGCGCCGGCCATCTTCGGTGATGACCCATGATTCGTATCTGATCAATCTGGGATCGCCGGAGGATGATAATCTGGAAAAGTCCAGAGATGCTTTTAAGAATGAGATCGATCGTTGCCATCAACTGGGAATAGACCTGTTAATCTTTCATCCGGGTTCCCACCTTGGTGCTGGCGAACAACATGCGATTGATACCATCGCCGACAGCCTGAACTGGGCCCATAAAGAAACGCCGGGTGCCTCGGTGATTACGTTACTGGAGATCGCCGCCGGCCAGGGCACGAATGTTGGCTACACCTATGAGCAGCTGATGGAAATTATGGAAAACGTGAAGGATAAATCCCGGGTCGGCATCTGTATGGACACCTGCCATATGTTTTCTGCGGGATACGATATCCGAACGAAGAACACCTACGAACAAACTTGGACAGAATTCGAAAAGGTCATCGGATTCGACTGGCTGAAGGCCTTCCACGTGAACGACTCCAAAAAGCCGTACAATTCCCGTGTAGATCGACACGAGAACCTCGGCAATGGATACATCGGCCTGGAGGCGTTCCGGCTGCTCTTGAATGACGAACGGTTCACCGATATTCCTATGGTACTTGAGACGCCGGGAGGAGACGATTGGTTCATGAAGAATCTCGAGGCGATGCGAGGCTTGGTGGGACAGACATCCGAGGCCACTGGCCCTGCAATTGATGAGAACTGA